In Macadamia integrifolia cultivar HAES 741 chromosome 5, SCU_Mint_v3, whole genome shotgun sequence, a single window of DNA contains:
- the LOC122079728 gene encoding DELLA protein GAI1-like → MKREHQKSSCGGNTGPGGGPYSMGAGRDMGKTKMWDDPQQQDAGVDELLAVLGYKVKSSDMAEVAQKLEQLEMVIGSAQEDGISHLASETVHYNPSDLNTWLESMLSELNAPPNFDPNPAQPPLPQPTDDPLLAPAESSTITSVNFSNSTQQHRHHHQPQAPIYDDPSDYDLRAIPGGAIYAQTEASSAPRGNKRMKPTSTTSTSSASATASSSSAATAAPPPPLPPVAVEAAGAGPVVLMASQENGIRLVHTLMACADAVQQDNFKLAEALVQQIGMLARSQAGAMRKVATYFAEALARRIYRLYPQESLESSISDILQMHFYETCPYLKFAHFTANQAILEAFAGKSRVHVIDFSMKQGMQWPALMQALALRPGGPPTFRLTGIGPPQPDNNDALQQVGWKLAQLAETIHVKFEYRGFVVNSLGDLDPSVLDLRPSEVEAVAVNSVFELHRLLGRPGAMEKVLTSIKEMKPRIVTIVEQEANHNGPVFLDRFTEALHYYSTLFDSLEGCGISPPNTQDLLMSEMYLGRQICNVVACEGPDRVERHETLTQWRTRMGSAGFSPVHLGSNAFKQASMLLALFAGGDGYRVDENNGCLMLGWHTRPLIATSAWQLDTPLS, encoded by the coding sequence ATGAAGAGAGAACATCAAAAGAGTAGCTGCGGCGGTAATACTGGTCCTGGTGGTGGACCTTATTCAATGGGGGCTGGGAGGGATATGGGGAAGACGAAGATGTGGGATGACCCACAGCAGCAAGACGCCGGAGTGGATGAACTTCTTGCCGTGTTGGGTTACAAGGTGAAGTCGTCGGACATGGCGGAAGTAGCTCAGAAGCTTGAGCAGCTGGAGATGGTAATCGGTAGCGCTCAAGAGGATGGCATCTCCCATCTGGCTTCCGAAACCGTTCATTACAACCCTTCTGATCTAAACACATGGCTCGAAAGTATGCTCTCTGAGCTAAACGCTCCACCCAATTTCGATCCAAACCCTGCGCAGCCGCCTTTGCCCCAACCCACTGATGATCCTCTCCTAGCTCCGGCTGAGTCTTCCACTATAACCTCAGTTAATTTCTCCAATTCCACGCAGCAACATCGACACCATCATCAACCGCAAGCTCCAATCTACGATGATCCTTCGGATTATGATCTCAGAGCAATTCCCGGAGGGGCCATCTACGCACAGACGGAAGCATCCTCGGCTCCCAGAGGGAACAAACGGATGAAACCTACTTCCACCACATCTACTTCGTCTGCGTCCGCAACCGCATCTTCATCGTCTGCCGCCACCGCtgcccctccccctcctcttcctcctgtGGCGGTAGAAGCAGCAGGGGCTGGGCCGGTCGTACTAATGGCCTCTCAGGAGAACGGGATCCGACTGGTCCATACCTTGATGGCCTGCGCGGATGCGGTTCAACAGGATAACTTCAAGCTAGCAGAGGCACTGGTCCAACAGATAGGGATGCTGGCTCGGTCACAGGCAGGCGCCATGAGAAAGGTGGCTACATACTTCGCAGAAGCCCTGGCTCGTCGAATTTACCGTTTGTATCCTCAGGAAAGCTTGGAATCGTCAATCTCAGACATCCTCCAGATGCACTTCTACGAAACCTGTCCGTACCTAAAATTCGCTCATTTCACGGCCAACCAAGCCATCCTGGAGGCCTTTGCCGGAAAAAGCAGAGTTCACGTCATCGATTTCAGTATGAAACAAGGGATGCAGTGGCCGGCACTGATGCAGGCATTGGCACTTCGACCGGGCGGTCCACCAACGTTTCGATTGACCGGAATCGGCCCACCTCAGCCTGACAACAACGATGCGTTACAGCAAGTGGGGTGGAAGCTGGCGCAACTAGCGGAAACCATTCACGTCAAATTCGAGTACAGAGGGTTCGTAGTGAACAGTTTGGGAGACCTTGACCCATCAGTGCTAGACCTGAGGCCGAGCGAGGTGGAAGCGGTGGCTGTGAATTCAGTTTTTGAGCTTCACAGGCTACTGGGAAGGCCGGGAGCGATGGAGAAAGTGTTGACGTCGATTAAAGAGATGAAGCCTCGGATCGTGACGATCGTTGAACAGGAGGCGAACCACAACGGACCGGTGTTCTTGGACCGGTTCACCGAAGCTCTTCATTATTACTCCACCTTGTTTGACTCCTTAGAAGGGTGTGGGATATCGCCGCCAAACACACAGGACCTTTTGATGTCGGAAATGTATTTGGGGCGGCAGATCTGCAACGTGGTGGCTTGCGAAGGGCCGGATCGGGTGGAGCGTCATGAGACGTTGACTCAGTGGCGTACTAGAATGGGATCGGCTGGGTTTTCTCCGGTTCATCTCGGTTCCAATGCGTTCAAACAGGCCAGTATGTTGTTGGCTCTTTTTGCTGGTGGGGACGGGTACAGAGTGGATGAAAACAATGGATGTCTTATGCTAGGCTGGCATACTCGTCCACTTATAGCCACATCAGCTTGGCAACTCGACACCCCTTTGAGTTAG